From Xylocopilactobacillus apis, a single genomic window includes:
- the aspS gene encoding aspartate--tRNA ligase: MAKRTKYAGEVTVSDVDQTITLKGWVQKRRNLGALIFVDLRDRSGIVQIVFKDDASKNLHDLAETLRNEYVIEVTGKVCKRANGEANERMKTGEIEIEVTDLKVLSTSKALPFNIEDHVDVKEDLKLKYRYLDLRRPEMQRAIMLRSKIKHVIHRFMDENGFIDIETPDLTKSTPEGARDFLVPSRTYNGNFWALPQSPQLFKQLLMSAGFDRYYQIARCFRDEDLRGDRQPEFTQVDIETSFLSEEEIMTIAEQLISTVLKEVINVDVKLPIERMGWNEAMDNYGSDKPDLRFDMKLINVEEVVSKTDFKVFSSALNNGGIVRALVAPKAGDKFSRKDIDSWGEYVKRFGAKGLAWLKVKDGELAGPVAKFMKPVTEELLKATEAEDDDLILFAADEKEVVYATLGYLRTFLGEKLGLIDHDQFRFVWITDWPMFHYSKEEDRYMAEHHPFTLPKEDTLEYLESDPSKVYAYAYDICLNGYELGGGSLRIHTREMQEKMFKALGFTAEDANERFGFLMNALDYGFPPHGGLAFGLDRFAMLLAKKNNIRDVIAFPKNSKGVEVLTDAPGEVEQAQLDELGLKVLKKMPSADLQKIENISVTDEVSLRRYQLNDAKEIQQLVEENRDNLAKFLPWATANDLAAEESFVKEAVASFDAGVSFDYVIEKNEKIVGTIDLHNIHKTNAEIGYWLAENHQHQGIMTMAVKKLVEALSPVLNLHRVVIKTDPSNVSSQKVALNAGFTLEGVQHGAVEQNGEFKDFQVYYYLIEGE, translated from the coding sequence TTTTAAAGATGATGCTTCTAAAAATTTACATGATTTGGCTGAAACGTTAAGAAATGAGTACGTAATTGAGGTTACCGGTAAAGTTTGCAAAAGAGCTAATGGTGAAGCAAATGAACGCATGAAGACCGGTGAGATTGAAATTGAAGTTACCGATTTAAAAGTTCTCAGCACTTCGAAAGCTTTGCCGTTTAATATTGAAGATCATGTTGACGTTAAAGAAGACTTAAAATTAAAGTATCGTTATTTAGATTTGAGAAGGCCAGAAATGCAGCGGGCAATCATGCTGCGTTCTAAAATTAAGCACGTAATTCATCGTTTTATGGATGAAAACGGCTTTATTGATATTGAGACTCCCGATTTAACAAAATCAACGCCCGAAGGAGCGCGTGATTTTCTAGTCCCATCTCGTACTTATAATGGTAATTTTTGGGCTTTACCGCAGTCACCCCAGCTATTTAAACAGCTTTTAATGAGTGCAGGCTTTGATCGTTATTATCAAATTGCTCGTTGTTTTAGAGATGAAGATTTAAGAGGAGACCGCCAGCCTGAATTCACGCAAGTGGATATTGAAACTTCATTTTTAAGTGAAGAAGAAATTATGACAATTGCTGAACAATTAATTTCGACAGTTTTAAAAGAAGTAATTAATGTAGATGTTAAACTGCCGATCGAGCGTATGGGTTGGAATGAAGCTATGGATAATTACGGTTCAGATAAGCCAGATCTTCGTTTTGACATGAAACTTATTAATGTTGAAGAAGTCGTCAGTAAAACTGATTTTAAGGTCTTTAGTTCAGCATTAAATAACGGTGGGATTGTTAGAGCGTTAGTTGCACCAAAAGCAGGAGATAAATTTTCTCGAAAAGATATTGACTCTTGGGGTGAATATGTTAAACGCTTTGGGGCAAAGGGTCTTGCTTGGCTTAAAGTTAAAGATGGTGAACTAGCAGGACCTGTTGCTAAATTTATGAAACCAGTGACTGAAGAGTTGTTAAAAGCAACAGAAGCAGAAGATGATGATTTAATTCTTTTTGCAGCCGATGAAAAAGAAGTTGTTTATGCGACATTGGGATATTTAAGAACATTTCTTGGCGAAAAACTCGGATTAATTGATCATGATCAATTCCGATTTGTTTGGATTACTGATTGGCCAATGTTCCATTATTCAAAGGAAGAAGATCGATATATGGCTGAGCATCATCCATTTACGCTGCCAAAAGAAGATACGCTTGAGTATTTAGAAAGTGATCCTAGCAAAGTTTATGCATATGCCTATGATATTTGTTTGAATGGATACGAACTTGGCGGCGGCTCACTTAGAATTCATACGAGAGAAATGCAGGAAAAAATGTTTAAAGCATTGGGCTTCACAGCAGAAGATGCTAATGAACGTTTTGGATTTTTAATGAATGCTCTTGATTACGGATTTCCTCCCCATGGTGGCTTAGCTTTTGGGTTAGATCGTTTTGCAATGCTTTTGGCAAAGAAAAATAATATTCGTGACGTAATTGCTTTTCCAAAAAATTCTAAGGGTGTTGAAGTTCTCACTGATGCACCGGGTGAAGTAGAACAAGCTCAGCTAGATGAATTGGGACTTAAAGTACTTAAGAAGATGCCTTCAGCAGATTTACAAAAAATCGAGAATATTTCGGTTACTGATGAAGTAAGTCTTAGGCGTTATCAGTTAAATGACGCTAAAGAAATTCAGCAATTAGTTGAAGAAAACCGCGATAATTTGGCAAAGTTTTTGCCATGGGCAACAGCTAATGATTTAGCAGCCGAAGAAAGTTTTGTTAAAGAAGCAGTAGCAAGTTTTGACGCTGGAGTGTCATTTGATTATGTTATTGAAAAGAATGAAAAAATTGTTGGAACGATTGATTTGCATAATATTCATAAAACAAATGCCGAGATCGGTTATTGGCTGGCAGAGAACCATCAGCATCAAGGAATAATGACAATGGCAGTTAAAAAATTAGTCGAAGCACTTTCCCCAGTTTTAAACCTTCATCGAGTTGTAATTAAGACCGATCCCTCAAATGTTTCAAGTCAAAAGGTTGCTCTGAATGCTGGTTTTACATTAGAAGGTGTTCAACATGGAGCAGTTGAGCAAAATGGTGAATTTAAAGATTTTCAAGTTTATTATTATCTTATAGAAGGTGAATAA
- a CDS encoding GNAT family N-acetyltransferase encodes MENLQRLFQISVEKNLNLRLAMPADANALEKVIEENRDHLAKYLPWVKINTLNDLKKFLTNAIDLFGQGKMFEYLIVKGTEIVGIAEINEVNQNERSAEVGYWLASNFCHQGIMTKSIKVLIREISEVLKLHRFVIRTDVDNEPSRKLAVSAGFSFEGIRKEDHFSAGQFYDSAVYYYLVKNGK; translated from the coding sequence TTGGAAAATCTCCAAAGGCTATTTCAAATCTCAGTCGAAAAAAATTTAAATTTGCGTTTAGCAATGCCAGCTGATGCAAATGCTTTGGAGAAAGTGATTGAAGAAAATCGTGACCATTTAGCAAAATATCTTCCGTGGGTCAAAATTAATACCTTAAATGATTTAAAGAAGTTTTTAACTAATGCGATTGATTTATTTGGTCAAGGGAAAATGTTTGAATATCTAATCGTAAAAGGAACGGAAATTGTAGGAATTGCTGAAATTAATGAAGTAAATCAAAATGAGCGCTCGGCAGAAGTGGGATACTGGCTGGCAAGTAATTTCTGTCATCAGGGTATTATGACTAAATCGATCAAGGTCTTAATTAGAGAAATTAGTGAGGTTTTAAAGCTACACCGATTTGTAATAAGAACTGATGTAGATAATGAGCCAAGTCGCAAGTTGGCAGTAAGTGCAGGTTTTTCTTTTGAAGGGATCCGCAAAGAAGATCACTTTTCAGCAGGTCAATTTTATGATTCAGCAGTCTATTATTATTTGGTGAAAAATGGAAAATAA
- a CDS encoding LemA family protein, which yields MSRNTRRWLWIGIPVVIVLMLIFSVIGTYNSLAKSKQNVDAQWSQVENVMQRRYDLIPNLVNAVKGSMKQEQKVFGEIAEARKSYGNATTASDKLKADAKINSSVGTLINAIGENYPQLKSNDNVNSLMTQLEGSENRISVERRRYNESIQTYNNSIVTFPKNMVAGMLGYHKMDYYKADSKAQNAPKVDLDTGK from the coding sequence ATGAGTAGAAATACACGTCGCTGGCTTTGGATTGGCATTCCTGTTGTCATCGTTTTAATGTTAATTTTTTCGGTTATTGGGACCTATAATTCATTAGCTAAATCAAAACAAAATGTTGATGCGCAGTGGTCACAGGTTGAAAACGTGATGCAGCGTCGATATGATTTGATTCCTAATCTGGTTAATGCTGTTAAAGGATCAATGAAACAAGAACAAAAGGTTTTTGGGGAAATTGCAGAAGCTCGCAAGAGTTATGGCAATGCAACAACTGCTTCCGATAAATTAAAAGCTGATGCTAAAATCAATAGTTCTGTTGGAACGTTGATAAATGCAATCGGTGAAAACTATCCTCAATTAAAGTCTAACGATAACGTTAATAGTTTAATGACTCAATTAGAAGGATCCGAAAATCGAATTAGTGTTGAAAGACGGAGATATAACGAATCAATTCAGACTTATAATAATTCAATTGTAACTTTTCCTAAAAATATGGTTGCCGGCATGTTAGGGTATCATAAAATGGATTACTATAAAGCAGATAGTAAAGCACAAAATGCACCAAAAGTTGATCTTGATACAGGTAAATAA
- a CDS encoding TPM domain-containing protein gives MTNKQNRKYSFIFLFLLTFFFSAISSGQIVRAAEDLPSAPDSFYYDQTNTLNETTKDLVQKKNLYYKEKSKAPQIVLAMIKSTNGDDIDEYAPDLFQKWKIGNKSKNNGILILYAVNNGSRNVRIEVGYGLEGDLPDALAGKILSDNKSDLKSNSPDRVNKGLQQVFKSVSGVVDKANGYKTSDVKYGETYVNQRNSNEDSTGIKPYFVIIFVIFIAVLACIKPRSVHKDGLRHSILWWIFWILFWNNNHRGGGFWGGSGFSGGGGGFSGGGGFSGGGGSSGGGGASI, from the coding sequence ATGACAAACAAACAAAATCGAAAGTATAGTTTCATCTTCTTATTTCTTTTGACCTTCTTTTTTTCGGCAATTTCGTCAGGACAAATAGTTAGAGCAGCTGAAGATCTTCCAAGTGCACCAGATTCATTTTATTATGATCAAACTAATACATTGAATGAAACGACCAAAGATTTGGTTCAGAAAAAGAATCTTTACTATAAGGAAAAGTCCAAGGCTCCTCAGATCGTTCTTGCAATGATCAAAAGTACTAATGGTGATGATATTGATGAATATGCGCCGGATTTATTTCAAAAATGGAAAATTGGGAATAAATCTAAAAATAATGGAATCCTAATTCTATATGCGGTTAATAATGGATCGCGAAACGTAAGAATTGAAGTTGGATATGGACTTGAAGGAGATTTGCCGGATGCCTTAGCGGGAAAAATTCTTAGTGATAATAAAAGTGATTTAAAATCTAATTCACCTGATCGCGTTAATAAAGGATTGCAGCAAGTTTTTAAATCAGTTTCGGGAGTTGTCGATAAAGCTAATGGGTACAAGACTTCAGATGTTAAGTACGGTGAAACATACGTTAATCAGAGAAATAGTAACGAAGATAGTACTGGCATAAAACCATATTTTGTAATTATTTTTGTAATATTCATTGCAGTATTGGCCTGTATCAAACCTAGAAGTGTTCATAAAGATGGATTGCGCCACAGTATTTTGTGGTGGATTTTCTGGATCCTATTTTGGAACAACAATCATCGTGGCGGTGGTTTTTGGGGAGGAAGCGGATTTTCCGGTGGCGGCGGAGGGTTCTCCGGCGGTGGAGGATTTTCTGGAGGCGGCGGTTCTTCCGGCGGCGGCGGAGCCAGCATTTAA
- a CDS encoding TPM domain-containing protein, with the protein MKFKDKLIPSLLLILAFVIALNIKTVNASDFIPSKPSTSYYDELGVLSNSTKDEVENKNAEYSKKDKAPQVMLVVVNSSHGEGVSLYADEIILDWKLGSRDKHNGAMVLYAYNNGEQNVAIKTDYGLAQVVTDKEAKEILESNRDDLKSTDSMKLDRGLRNVYNSVTKLVDKSFSSQESGESKGIDSGIRIKFILLIVTVLIIVIFATYKFFISVYKSKRLLYWGTPIDSDEKSKDTKESENKEINNHPGGKSRKE; encoded by the coding sequence TTGAAATTTAAAGATAAGTTAATTCCAAGTTTATTGCTAATCTTAGCTTTTGTTATTGCTTTAAATATAAAAACTGTAAATGCGTCAGACTTTATACCTTCGAAGCCCTCGACAAGCTATTATGATGAACTGGGAGTTTTAAGTAATTCAACGAAAGATGAAGTTGAAAATAAAAACGCTGAATATAGTAAAAAAGACAAAGCACCGCAAGTAATGCTAGTTGTGGTAAATTCTAGTCACGGTGAAGGTGTCAGCTTATACGCAGACGAAATAATCTTAGATTGGAAACTAGGAAGCCGAGATAAACACAATGGAGCAATGGTTTTGTATGCGTATAATAACGGAGAACAAAATGTTGCAATAAAAACTGATTATGGATTAGCCCAAGTTGTTACTGATAAAGAAGCAAAAGAAATTCTTGAGAGTAATCGTGATGATCTAAAATCTACTGATTCTATGAAATTAGATCGAGGTTTGCGAAATGTTTATAACTCGGTTACAAAATTAGTAGATAAAAGTTTCAGTAGTCAAGAAAGTGGAGAATCCAAAGGAATAGATTCTGGAATCCGAATTAAGTTTATTTTACTGATTGTTACTGTGTTAATAATTGTTATATTTGCTACATATAAATTCTTTATTAGCGTATATAAATCAAAGAGGCTGTTGTATTGGGGAACACCGATTGATTCTGACGAAAAGTCTAAAGACACCAAAGAATCTGAAAATAAGGAGATTAACAATCATCCTGGCGGGAAATCACGTAAAGAATGA
- a CDS encoding TetR/AcrR family transcriptional regulator produces MINKKKDTKKKIIEAAINELREHNYQDLSLRKLSKQVGLTTGAFYKHFSSRDELFEEVTLEISTEISQEIEVDLIDCEPQTAILKYADKLFKLFDDDPNLMNFLFFNPVASQVLIAKKPVFPLLELIQQLIRNLIITKHLKVNEEELFIQLWSFIQGYITLVVNHVTHFDSQFLKRTLNQLLEEPESE; encoded by the coding sequence ATGATTAATAAAAAGAAAGATACTAAGAAAAAAATTATTGAAGCGGCGATTAATGAGCTTCGTGAACACAATTATCAAGATTTATCACTGAGAAAATTATCAAAGCAGGTTGGTTTGACGACGGGAGCTTTTTATAAGCATTTTAGTAGTCGGGATGAGTTGTTTGAAGAGGTTACTTTAGAAATATCAACAGAAATTTCTCAAGAGATTGAAGTTGATTTAATTGATTGTGAACCACAAACTGCAATTTTAAAATATGCCGATAAACTTTTTAAGTTATTTGACGATGATCCTAATCTAATGAATTTTTTGTTTTTTAATCCAGTTGCTAGTCAAGTTCTGATTGCGAAAAAGCCAGTGTTTCCGCTGCTTGAATTAATTCAGCAATTGATAAGAAATTTGATCATTACAAAACATTTAAAAGTGAATGAAGAAGAACTATTTATTCAGTTGTGGTCTTTTATTCAAGGGTATATTACTTTAGTGGTTAATCACGTTACTCATTTTGACTCGCAATTTTTAAAACGAACCTTAAACCAATTATTGGAGGAACCAGAGAGTGAATAA
- a CDS encoding NAD(P)H-dependent oxidoreductase — protein sequence MNNYLIIYCHPWNGSFNHSVLQQIIANLKSHHQKFELIDLYKEHFDPAYDEEELRLFHEGKTHDPLVTKYLKMMQNADQVIFVTPIWWNGIPGMLKGFIDKVMKEGEGLSHIVTKTGIKGELTNIKKAYVFTSSTSPTLYYKYLAGNGIKKIFINQTLKQIGVKKARWINFGNMTHSKKEQREKYLNRIWKMNL from the coding sequence GTGAATAATTATTTGATTATCTATTGCCATCCTTGGAATGGAAGTTTTAATCATTCTGTTTTGCAGCAAATTATCGCCAATTTAAAATCGCATCATCAGAAATTTGAATTGATCGATTTATATAAAGAACATTTTGATCCAGCATACGATGAGGAAGAGTTGAGACTTTTTCACGAAGGAAAAACTCATGACCCATTAGTTACAAAGTATCTTAAAATGATGCAAAACGCAGATCAAGTAATTTTTGTCACACCAATTTGGTGGAATGGAATTCCCGGGATGCTTAAAGGTTTTATTGATAAGGTGATGAAAGAAGGTGAGGGGTTAAGCCATATTGTCACAAAAACTGGGATCAAAGGAGAATTAACCAACATCAAAAAGGCTTACGTTTTTACAAGTTCAACTTCTCCGACCCTATATTATAAATATTTGGCTGGGAATGGAATTAAGAAGATTTTTATTAATCAGACTCTTAAACAAATAGGCGTAAAAAAAGCGAGATGGATCAATTTTGGCAACATGACCCATTCAAAAAAAGAACAAAGAGAAAAATATTTGAATCGCATTTGGAAAATGAATCTGTAA
- a CDS encoding DUF998 domain-containing protein, whose amino-acid sequence MDNKKHEIYITEDGSKLKIPQDRKFQFKADGKTYQVNLIENDQNQQSDLIHKSIWPIIVGSLVFLLLALSTQKRYLPISGVYSLSSFVIVIGAVSSLVLLMNYFIRGKFKEIPRLKDLSWRSFPTIIIAFTCITIFFLIAFFWLLSVAFKGAEFDIYTSTILASMFLAINNYSVNFMINNVSPSMITNLLIVVIISGVIFSIIMNQNSRWWEVNLSFLGSKAAKNAWQFNFTLILSALLMVALIDYLFVSLEKKFHNNWRLNLLRITLTMTAICLGGVGLFPNVHGDILHELHDDSALLMVCLIFFQIVAIKWLLPQVTKTFLATSYIIGGLILFVGILWKIFRYFSLTAFEIFAFILAFSWLLLLVQNLEFLSRKEVPLYVLKKN is encoded by the coding sequence ATGGATAATAAAAAACACGAAATTTATATTACAGAAGATGGTTCAAAACTTAAGATTCCTCAGGATCGAAAATTTCAATTTAAAGCAGATGGCAAAACCTATCAGGTTAATTTAATTGAAAATGATCAAAATCAGCAGTCTGATTTGATTCACAAGTCAATATGGCCGATTATCGTTGGGTCGTTAGTTTTTTTGCTGCTGGCTCTTTCAACTCAAAAAAGATATTTACCGATTTCTGGAGTTTATTCTTTATCAAGCTTCGTAATTGTAATTGGTGCGGTAAGTTCTTTAGTTTTATTAATGAATTATTTTATTCGAGGTAAATTCAAAGAAATACCGCGATTAAAAGATTTATCTTGGCGAAGTTTTCCGACGATTATCATTGCTTTTACCTGTATTACAATATTTTTCTTGATTGCCTTTTTCTGGCTTTTAAGTGTGGCTTTCAAAGGTGCAGAATTTGATATTTATACTTCAACGATTCTGGCTTCAATGTTTTTGGCAATTAATAATTACAGCGTGAATTTTATGATTAATAATGTTTCGCCTTCGATGATTACTAATTTACTAATTGTGGTGATTATTAGCGGGGTCATTTTTTCTATTATCATGAATCAAAATTCTCGTTGGTGGGAAGTAAATCTGAGCTTTTTGGGCTCGAAGGCTGCAAAAAATGCTTGGCAGTTTAACTTTACTTTAATTCTTTCAGCTTTGTTGATGGTGGCGCTGATTGACTATCTATTTGTTTCATTAGAGAAAAAGTTTCACAATAATTGGCGGCTTAACCTTTTAAGAATTACTTTAACGATGACGGCAATTTGTTTGGGAGGAGTGGGGCTTTTTCCGAACGTTCATGGAGATATTTTACATGAGCTGCATGATGATTCAGCTTTGTTGATGGTTTGTTTAATATTTTTTCAAATTGTTGCTATTAAATGGTTGCTGCCGCAAGTTACAAAAACATTTTTGGCAACTTCGTACATCATTGGAGGATTAATTCTTTTCGTAGGAATTTTATGGAAAATATTTCGGTACTTTTCACTTACTGCTTTTGAAATTTTTGCTTTTATTCTAGCATTTTCGTGGCTTTTATTATTAGTTCAGAACTTGGAATTTTTAAGCCGTAAAGAAGTGCCTTTATATGTTTTGAAGAAAAATTAA